The DNA sequence GTGACCTATAAAGAGAAAATTAATTAGGGAATAGACATTATTACCTTCTTACCATCTATGACATGGTCTTGTTCAATAACTTTATCGGCATCAGTTGGATTAGCAAATGTAACAAACCCAAAACCCCTTGGGTTCCCAGAGTGTTTGTTAAGTATTATAACAGAGTCTGTTATCTCTCCAAACTGGGAAAAGTACTTTTCAAACTGGcctgaaaataacaaattagtTCTTCTATCATAATGGAATTCATGTTGAAAATAAAATTGGAAAGGTAGGACTctatatttaaatcaatttaatCTTTTACAGGAATTGAAGGAGACACAGTGGAATTTGATATTGGTttttagaaagaaagaaaatcaaACAACAATGCCGTAAATTCTCACACATCTCATCTCAAATAACTCAAGAATACAAACATGTCCAAAAGAATAAACTGAGCATTATTCATTCCCATCTTACAATATTATCATGaacaagtaattaaataaatattaagcaaGTACCTTTACTTGTGCTCCAAGAAACCCCTCCAACGAAAAGTTTTCTGCAACATAACCAAAGAAAAACATATTACAGTACAAGAgattaaaaaacagaaaaatagaaTAACCCTTGTTCTGCACTTAAATCAAGCACCCTTATATATTGAAAGCTAAATCTTCTACAATACAAAATTCATAAGACCTTCCTGAAGCCGAATAATTAGGGCCAGTTGGAAGGTCCACCATGGCTGCACCGTTTTCGTACTGATCCAGTTCAGAACCCATTGTGGCTTTTCAAATTAGCTTTTTTCAAGGTACAAAGAGATCATGATAGTAGCTTCactttaaagaaatatattaaattttatacagACCAAGGCTCTGAAATTTCTCAGAGGCTTCTTCTACAATCCCTGGCCCGGCAAGAGAAAGAGGGATGGAGAAATTTACAAGACACTGGGAACTGAGTTTGATAGTTCCATACAAATTCATGGATACTTCCATccaaatcttttaagatatttcatGTACAATATTGTAATTtgaaataagaagaagaagaactatgCTTTCATATGTGGAAAATATGAAGACTTGTCCCATGTATTTCCCCGCGTATTATAGCACATGAAACAATCCAAggatttttctaaattttaatattatattatattcctCACCTAATCACAACAACCTTTTCTtacattgaaaaaaaaaaaaaactactttccTCCTCCTTTACTAAGAATTTGCAAATCCCCTCCTAGAACGTAGAAACTCCTCCTCTCCATTCTTATGAACTCTCCAtgaaatcaaataataataataataaaaaaaattgtttgcgaAATAAATTTCTCTAAACTATTTTTGTAGCTCAAGCTGTAATTGTAAATCATATTTTCAAGTCTAGAATTGAAATATTGTAATTCACAAACATGTTAATTTTACACTTTTAAGTCATGAGAATATCAATACTAAAAGTACTTAAATTGAAGCATACTTTAtgtaaataatcaatttttgctTACTAAAATTGGATTAATAATTACTATCCAAATTCCCCTAAACAATACTGGAAATTCttactaaaattattttgaatatatCTTGAtaataatttcattcaatttcaaCTACTTAAAAAACGTAATAGTTTTAATCCATACATTAAATGTTACGCTAAACCAAACATCTGAACTGAATATATTTAGTCATTCTATTTCATTTTCTATGCATAAATAAATGGTAACAAAATGTTTGACTTTTTgtattttagttgaaaataaaatttctttGGGACAAGTCCCGGTAATTCTGTATCTACCGATACTACAACCTAAAATATTcacaaaattagaaagaaatacAAGATTCAAGACACGACAAAAGAGTTAAGTAAACAGAAGATATGCTAAAATGAGAAGTAAACACTAGGCAAAAGAGCACCACAAAAAAACATACATTACATCATGAAAAAGACACCCAAGTAATAGTAAAATACTAATCAATATACATCCATTATTCACCACCATCCTAttcttcatcatcatcgtcAAATTCTTCGTCTTCTTCATGATTTCCGCTTGTTTCTTCCTCTTGGTCCAATTCATCATCACCAGCAATAAACCCTCCAAGtgtttcatcatcatcatcatcatcatcatcatcatctctgTCATTCTTATTCTGTCGAGATTTTTTACTGCCTTGAGTGTCCTCGTGAGCTGATTTGTCACGATCCTTTGATCTTGTAGAGTATTTTGGCCTATTATTAACTTTTCCCACATTAGAAACGACAATGTCATTATCATCTTCACTTTCACTCTCAGCCATCCAATCATCATCCTCATTTTCTTCATTCtttttcctcttcttcctcaaactctttttctttttcttctcaaaatcATCATCATCGTCATTATCCTGACCACTATCATTCTTATCTTCCTCAATAAACCAGTCCCAGTTCTTCACATCACGAATCATGTGCTTGGGATAATAGTCAAACTCATGTCCCATCACAACCAAACCAAACTCTGCACATtccaagaaaaatttcaaataatcatgccACAAGGAATTCAAATGGAATTAACCATTAAAAAAAGAGCTTATATCAAGGTTATGATATATATCATTATTCAAACAATTTCAAGTCAAACAAAGCTTATGCAAATACCTCAAAATTTCATTTCCTAAATTTCTACCAATTATCAGCCAGTACTTTATAACATTCGAAACAACTCGCATCCGTAGTCCATACCACATATGCTAAATTTAActcttatcttttattttttgttatcatTACAATAGAGATAGAAAGTGGAAAGAAAATCAAAAGTATAATGATTTTCAAATATCCCGTATCAGAATTTCAATTTCAGTTGATTTGACACAGAAAACAAGTTTGAATGAAAGTAGTTCACAAAATGTCACTGTAGCACAAATTTTACCACAAATCGTTCAggatattattattactattattttggCTTTGAGCAATATAGTTTAGAGGCCAAACCTTTAACAGGGTCAATGCCTGAAACATCAAAACTCTCAAATTCCGACACACTTCCCAAACTCTCCGTCAATTCACTCTCACTTTCCAAACCCATCTTCTTCTCTCCACCTTCAACCCCAATTTTACTCAATTTGAACCAAATGGGTCCCTTTCCAGACACGCAGAACCAATCCCCTGGGGCCAACTCACCCTTCTCCGATCTTCTGAAAACCCTAACTTCCTCCTCACTCTTGCTCCAAACCCAAACAGGGTTCCGCCCCAGCACCTCAAACCAAACCCTGGGCTCCGACTGGATGGAGTCCGGTTTAACTTCGAGAGCAAAGTGACGACGAGAGACCGTTCGGTCGTCCGTACTGATCCCGAAACCTCTACCAAACACGGTCTTGTGATCATCATGAAGATCGATTTTGGCTCCGTCTTGGCCTTCGATCTCCATGGAATTGGAAGTGGAGTAGAGTTTTGCGATTTACGGATTTACCCCCAACCCAAAAAtaattgttacttttttttttacaacgGAACAGAACAATGTGGATATCACGTGGTGAGCACGTGGGATAAGATTTTTAAGAgtagagaagaagaaaacaaacgACAAAACGACAACCTTTTATCGCTtctggagagagagagagagagcattgGTATTTGGTGGTCGTAAATTGATTACTTTGCCTTCCATGTCCTTTCGCGCTCACTCTACAAatcaaattttctttttcaatagaaaataataatctCCTTTCTCCaaataaaagaacaaaaaataatttctaatgtaaaaataatgataatgcAATATGAATGGTAacgtaatataataaaaattataataagagTGATATTATTATGACGTTTGATTTGATATTTTTAGTAAGGAGGAATTATTATTATACAAATTTATGTcatattgtaatttaattttgaattaatttttgttCATTATCTCTGATTCTCTAATTGGAAATGACGAAAAAGGATGGTTTTATGTGAGAGGTGTGGAGCAAAACTAAGTCTTGGACTCTTGTTTCAATATGCGGCTCTCTATttaattcttcttcttcttcttcctagtTTAGGTGTTCTCTACTGAATCGAaggtactctctctctctctctctctctctctctctctctctctctctctctctctctctctctctctctctctctctctctctctctctctctctctccattttCCTCATTTAGTGAgtgtgtgtatgtatatgtggAGAAAGAATTGTATGATTTTGCTTTCTTTTGTTTCTTAAAAATGGGTTTGCTTTAGTTAGAGTTGAAACTCTACGATGACTTTTTTGCTCTCAGGATAACAAACCCAATTGGCCAATTATCATACTTTTTAGGAAAATTTTCTGCAATTTCATGCGAAATTCCCCAACATTACTACAAATCTAAAAATGTTATcatatctttttcttttactaAAAGTCTTATATAAATTTCATTGTGTAAAATAAAGgtaatatcttttttttcttttaaaaagttAATAAATCCGAATTCTCATTTTCTAAaggtatattttctttcttccaaaaaaaaaaaggtatattttctttttgtacacttttctttcaaaaaaaataaaaaaacaaagttaTTAACTCGCATTTggcaatattataattttttgagaGTTTATTTTGGGTCTTGGAAACATACAATTACACCAAATATGGGGTAATTTCCAAGACCCAAAATAATTcccttttaattcaattttttttttcgaaataaaaCCCAACTTAATTTAACCTAACCTTACATAAATTATTATGGAATCTAAACTCGTTGATAAGAGCTAAAACGACTTGGATAAAAACCCAAAATTTAAGATGAAACTCGagcgtaaaaaaaaaatacacttatTTATTTAGTAAATATTAATATGTCGACTCCAATCGACGGGAAAGAAACttagtgcatgtttggcatcatactaaaaaactgttttctgtttttaaaaacagaaaattattttttgaaaacaatttgttTGTTTGGCGCTTGTTTTTGAAAAGCGATTTTGAAAAACAAAGTTCTGAAAAacgaattttgaaaacaacaaaatgttgttttttgttttaaaagcaATTCTTTTAGtcgatattatttttaaaaaatacttaacCAAAAACTCGCTTTTTAAAagcttgtatttttttgttttcatttccaaaaacaattttttgaaaacaaaaaacagaaagcaataccaaacatgctcttaaAAATTGtgcatttattttttcttcttatctCTTTCACAGTTCCATCATCGGCTAAACACAAAGACACTGGCTTTTGCTTCGTCCGGCAAAGCTGTTGTTCCTTTTACATAttcaatttgaaaataataaaccCTAAATTATCTCTCGGCCGCTGCTCCACTTGGGTCCGCCGGCCAACCCACTTCGCCGGCTCTTTAACCCGTCATCGCTGCCAGGTATTTCATgttactatgtattttatttatttctatgtATGTTTCGATTTGACATTTTAGGAATGTTGTACTGAGCTTTGGTTCTCGTTAGTGAAATTGAAATCCGGGTTACCATGTTGATAAGAAATCAATTTTTGGTTGTGTTGATTTCCGAAACCCATCataaaggttatttatttgagtctttaaatcacaatttaCGGATTATTTTGCTTTTTCTTTGATTCACAGAaggattttcttcttcttttatttatttttttttttcacatatacATGTGTGTCGAGTTTTGTAATTGTAAAGACCTATCCTTTAATGTCCTATCAAAACAATTTTGACAAAATACAGTGGGGCGTATCTCCCCACTAGAACCTTCATAGTTTTGGCTCTGAACTTTAGTGGTTATTATAGATATTGGATACAGATTTCAACTTCTGGTTTAAAACAGTTGGGAAGAAATATTTAAAGTTGGTGGCTTTtgctatttttgtttttcatatgTTTCTGGTGATGACTGATGAGACTCCATTACTGTATTGAATGACTGTATCAGTGTCCAATTATGGTTTGAGAAATATGTCAATTAACtagattttattttctttccctCTACTTCTGTCATTTACCACTGGATCACTGCTATTTTACAACTAGTAACTTGTCCTAAAGGGAGAAAGCACAAATTGCAGTAATCAATGAATCATATGTTGATGTTtgcattttttattgtttttttttttgtcagttAAAATGACTACAATTGCGGATCCAGGACCAACTGATAAATCTGTGCTCTATGATCAAGATAGTCATGTTTCTTCAGCAGTTTGGGATGGCCAGGTTGGATGGAAATTAAAGTTTGTTTTTACCAGTTATttctttattaaaataaaattataataaaattacttTATGTTTCAATTTGTGGTTTAAACTGATTACGGCATTTGAAGGAGCGAGGGGTTCTTAGATGTCATGAGCACACTTCAATGCTGGAACAGTGGAAACTCACCCCTGAACAAATTGAGTTGGTTGAGAAAGCTGGATTTGGGTACCTTAGAGTGATTCCCTCTTTTTCTCTTGATAATTCACTCATCTCAGCCCTCGTGGAGAGGTGGAGAAGAGAAACTAATACATTTCACTTTCCTGTTGGGGAGATGACGATAACTCTTGAAGACGTAGCCCTGATTCTTGGGTTGGCAATTGATGGAAAACCTGTTATAGGTGCTTCATCAAACACACCCAGCTCAGTTTGTGAAGCTCTTCTAGGCAAAGCACCAGAGGACCTAAATGGTGGAATGTTGAAGCTAACTTGGTTGAAAGAGTCCTTCTCTAAATGTCCTGAGGATGCTTCTCCTGAAGTAATTGAGCGTTATACGCGGGCCTATCTTTTGTATCTCGTTGGCAGCACTGTATTTTCCACAACAACTGGGAACAAAGTCTCTATCATGTATCTTCCattgtttgaaaattttgacGAAGCAGGAAAATACGCATGGGGAGCAGCAGCATTGGCATTCCTGTATAGAACTCTTGGCAATGCTTCTCTCAAATCTCAAGGCACCATTAGCGGTTCTTTGACTTTAGTTCAGGTAAGCAGGTTAACTATTATAGCTTCTTATTTTATTCTCCCTCAATTTTGCATGAATGGGTTCTcaaagtttatatttttgtaaGGGTTGTCAAAGCATATACTTTTTTTATAACGATTTTATATTGTTCTCTTTAGTGCTGGAGCTATTATCACCTTAATCTTGGCCGACCAAAGATCAATGAAGATACGAGTGGTAGATTTCCATTTGCACTTAGGTGGAAAGGAAGACAAAGTGGATCAAGATCAACATCCAATATAATTGCTTACCGCAAGGCTTTAGATTCCCTTACACCTTGTGATGTAGGTGAAGAGATGACCCACTTAATAACTAcatatggattttttttttttttttggttcaggatttaataaaatttgaattgTTGATAACAAATGCAGGTTCAATGGCTTCCCTACAAAGATTTAGATTTCTCAGTAGTACCAGAACATATAAAGGATAACTTAGACCTGAGAAGATCAAAGACTATGCTGATATGCTTTGACAAAGCAGAAAAACACATGCCAGATCGctgtttaaggcaatttggttTGCCACAATCAATCCCAGAGAAAGTCAAGCGTTGGGAGAAAAAAATTCGGACCCCGGGTCCTGGAAAAGATTTGACAAATGATGCAGAATCTGAAGCTAAAGTTAAATTGCAAGCAGAGTTAAAAGAGTGGTTGGAACGTAAACTTCTTATTGTGGAAGTTggtgatgatgttgatgaaagtGAGTACATGCAGTGGTATGAAAAAATTACCCGAAGATTTTTAGGAAGACCTGAATCACTAGAATCTGAGTTTCAGAGAACAGTAAGTTGACACAAAAAAAGTCcctttccatcttagtagtcaTTTATTTACTGGAATACTTGGATGTGATTGAACTATTCTTTACAGGTTGCTGCCATGAAGGAAATTGCTAGTATAGCAGAGTCAGTGTCAATTGATCGGATGGATTCTCGGGATAAAAAGTTGCTTAACGAAATTAAGAGCTCGGTGCATAACTGTTTGACAGAGATTGTTGGAGAAGCACGAAAAGGTAGACGCAAGAGTGTTTCCAAACGTAAAAGGTCAGATGATTCCAACAGTAGAGAAGACTAACCATGGAGTACATGAAAATGTCTGAATGCTCATTATGTTAAGTTCACACTTTATTGTGTATGGCAAACATGCTCAAGTTATAGAATCATGGTCTTTAATTATAGATCATCTTCCGTAGATTGTGATATTATAGGCGAATTAGTTATTGTATTTGTATGAATGATTTATGGAAGCGTTAGTGTAACACAACCTTTCTGAACAATAAGACACAAGTCTAAGGTTGTAGAATGTACAAGAAAGAACAATCACGCTTCTGAACAAGTTATTGTAGTACTTGATTGTTTATTGTTGCTGTACTGTGGAGTGTTTCTACAATTGAATTGCTCGAATGGTTGATACCCATCATTAATTACAAAGCATCTGCCATTGTTAAAATGTTATCACTTTTCTTTtcataagagaaaataagatataTGGACTAAAAAACAATATTTGATCTTTGAACAAATTAACAATGATTCCTGGAATCTCAACAGTTTTGAGATGTTAAGCCTTTTCAACTGGCTTCAAGTTATTTTGCTACTGCGCTCTTTGCTTTCTTCTGGAGCATTTCTTTCCTCTGCTTGCTTTAAGATGAACTTGTTGTTTGTCCTTGTCTTTCAACTGGAGTACTTTCTTCTTCTGTTTGCTTGAAGTGATCCTCATTGTTCTGTCCTTGTCTTTCAACCTGTGTACTTTCTTCTTCTGTTTGCTTCAAGTGATTCTCATTGTTCTGTCCTTGTCTTTCAACCGGATTACTTTCTTCTTCTGTTTGCTTCAAGTGATCCTCATTGTTTTGTCCTTGTCTTTCAACGGGAGTACTTTCTTCTTCTGTTTGCTTCAAGTGATCCTTATTGTTCGGTCCTTGTCTTTCAACCGGAGTACTTTCTTCTTCTGTTTGCTTCAAATGATCCTCATTGTTCTGTTCTTGTCTTTCATCTTGAGTATTTCCTTCCTTTATAAGCATAGAGTTGGCCTCATTGTTTAGCCCTTGGCTTTTGCTTTGCCCTTGGCTTTTATCTTGAGTACCTTCTTCCTCTACTTGCATCAAGTTGGCCTCACTGTTTTGCCCTTGGTTTTCATCTTGATTGTTTCCTTCCTTTTTTTGCATCATGTTGGCCTCATTGTTTTGCACTTGGCTTTTATCTTGGGTACCTTCTTCTACTAGCATCAAGTTGGTCTCATTGTTTTGCCTTTGGCTCTCATCTTGACGATTTCCTTCCTTTTTTTGCATCaactcggcctcattgttttGCCCTTGGCTTTCATCTTGACTATTTCCATCCTTTTTCTCCATCAAGTTGGCCTCATTGTTTTGCCCATGACTTTTATCTTGAGTACCTTCTTCTTCTACTTGCATCAAGTTAGCCTCATTGTTTtgctcttggctttcttctcgACTATTTCCTTCCGGTTTTTGCATCGAGTTGGCCTCATTGTTTTTCCCTTCGCTTTTATCTTGAGTACCTTCTTCCTCTACTTGCATCAAGTTATCACCTTGAATACTTGCTTCTATTTCCCGCACTGAATTGACCTCATTGATTTGCCCTTGTCTTTTATCTCGACTACTTTCTTCCTCTACTTGCATCAAGTCAGCCTCATTTCTTTGTGCTTGGCTTGCACACGGAGTACCTTCCTCCATCGCTCGAATCAAATTGACGTCATTATTTTGCCTTAGGCATTCATCTGTATTACTTTTTTCTTCCACTGCTTTGACCTCATTGTTTTGCTCTTGGCTTTCATCTGGAGTACTTTTTTTTAATGGTTGCTTCAAGTTGACCTCATAGTTTTGCCCTTGGCTTTCATCTTGAGTAATTCTTTCCCCTGCTTGCTTCAAGTTGGCATCATTGTTTTTCCCTTGGCTTTCATATGGAGTACTTCTTTCCTCTACTTGCATCAAGTTGACCTCATTGTATTGCACTTGGCTTTCATATGGAGTGCTTACTTCCACTGCTCGCTTCAAGCTGGCCTCATAGTTTTGCCCTTGGCTTTCATCCAGAGCACTTCCTTTCTTAGATTGCTTCAAACTGACTTCGTAGTTTTGCCCTTGGCTTTCATCTGGAGCACTTCCTTTCTCAGAATGCTTCAAGCTGACCTCGTAATTTTGCCCTTGGCTTTCATCTGGAATACTTCCTTTCTCAGCTTGCTTCAAGCTGACTTCATTGTTTTGATCTTGCCTTTCAACTTGATCCTCGGCTTGCTTCAAGTTAACCTCATTCGTTTGCTCTTGGCTTTCATATGGAGCACCCCCCTTCTTAGCTTGATTCACGTTGACCTCACTGTCATTTGGAACACACCCCTCAGCTGACTTTTGAACCCCATTTTCAGTCACCTGCTATTgagaatattatatataatagtatTAGAATAATAGTTTGGACGATAATGGTAATAAACACCAATGTCTACATTGTGAATAACTAAACATGAAGATCAACTCACTCTAGCTGAAATAATATGCTTCAGTGCAGCAATAAGCTCAAAGAGATACTCAAACGCAGCCTTGTGAGGCTCCTGTATTAAAATCCACTACTTTTAGAACCTCTAATAAGTTACTAACACTGATAGAATGAGTAGctgaaaaaattgtatttttacctGCAGATCTGATGGTAGAGGGAGTCCTTCTACCATAGGGGCCCTAGGAATTGGGACAACTTGCACGCCACCTGCATCATCTGCCAATGGAACACTCCATGAAGGGGGATTGGAAATGCCCAATGCCTCAAAATCGACCTTAGAGCTTATCCAAGGAGGAAAAATACTTCGAGATGAAGATGAACGATCTGTTGTAGGCTGTCCATGCACCTGTGAAAAGTACAGGCATTGAACAGTGCCAATCATACAAATTTTGTAAGAAATTATCAAGAAAAAAACACCCAGACACACTAGCAGAGCCCTAATTTCTGCCCTATTCTGCTTTTTCATGTCCTTGCGCAATAGGATGACAATGTGTTTATGTTCAAACCTCTGGCCTTTCTACAGCTTTGAATGAGTGGAAAGATGGCCTTTCAAAGTTTGGGGGCTTCAGTATAGCAAATGCTccttcattgtaatatttggtTTCGCCAAACTGcaagtttcaaaaaattatgAGGATCTGACAAAAGATATACAAACAAATTATGAGGAAAAATAACCTCTTCTGCACCACTGTTAACATCTGGACTTTATTCTACTTATGAATAACTACAACATTCTCCCAAGTCAGGCATGTAAGAAATTTGTGGAAGAAAGACACCAAATATGCAAGgaagataaaagaaaataccTGTGGGTAATCTGGAGCACTAAATAAAGTGTAGAGTGTCCCTGATTCTCCATGGTGATCCATACTGTACCCACTCAGCATGTCTCCAAAATCATCTTGACCAGCTCTTGCATCAGGGCCTTCATGAGATCTTAAGATCAACTGTTAAGCAATACGACCATAAAAGCCAATCTTTGCATCAAATACTCTTTAAGCTCCTCTCTAAATTATCCACACTATTAAACAACGGTTTAAACTATACATGAGGATTTGAaagcaaaaatattaattggctATGAGAGTTTTTAAAAATCAAACCAACTCATCATCAATACAAACAAAGAAATGCATACATTGACAATATGTTTTGAAAGCTGCTATTTTGGTGGTCTAATTTGTAGATCAGTAATATGAACAAAACACAAATACATAGGCAAATGTCTCAAATGTCACTTATAATCCAATGAACTTgatgaaatttaaattaaggaCAGCATAAAAGTATACCTTTAAATTTGATTGTTTCAAAAAAGCCTCGGTGCAATCAGGACCCCAAGATAGACCCATTCCTTGATTCACACTCTCAAATAGACCATCATCCATCGATGGATTTGACCATAGCACATCACCCAATAATACATTTGGACCTCCATCTGGAGCATCTATAAGAAGACGATTCACCTTAGACAAGTCTTCTAATGAACCTAGCTCCACATTGTGTGCCCTCTTTCTCTTAGTCCTCCGAAAAGGTCCAGTATGTGTGCTTCGGAAAAGACCTCCATGAGTGGTGTACACACAACCTGCTATAATTGAGGCCAAAGGAAGATCTTTAAAGCATTCCACACAATTCTTGTAGACCATTTCACCTTGGTCACCAAATTTGGTTTTCACCTCTTGCTCGAAACCGTATATTGATGTACTAAATTTGGTCTCGTGGTTTCCTCGTAGAAGATACACTCTATTAGGCATCAAAACCTAAGCATACAATAAGACCACCTATAATTAGAAGTGTATTGACataatacataaatatttatatacatcaATCAAACAAAAACACATTAAAGAGAAATTGCTAGTTAGAACATTGAATTTTCCACCTACCAGTAGAATAATTTATGTAGGCACAAAAAGAATGCAGGTTCTAAATCTTTTCAACAATCAAATAGACCCCATGACGCTGAAACTGTACTGAGTGTACCAAGCTTAATATCTTACCACTTAAATACATTTAAGAAAACAAAGGTATTTCCAATCTacttgaccaaaaagtaggtgCTTAAGAATAACAAGTTCAGTGAAAGAGAGTATACTCCAACAAATACAATTATCACTGCCTTATCTTACCTTCCAAGCCAACAAGACCAGAAACACCTCTAAGCCCCACGCACCTCTGTCTACATAATTTccattaaaaacataaaattgctTCTCAGAAGGCAGcccaacaattttaaaaatattgagtaAATCATGGAATTGTCCATTCACATCACCCACTACAGCAACCCTAGAATCTTCTCCTTGGCAATCAACTGCCACACAATTTGGCTCCTTGGATAGAATACTTGAAGCAGCATTAAGTAATTTATCCACCACAGCAAGCGGCATGAGAGACCAAAACTCTGATGGTGGGTCCCTCTTTGAAGACCGCTCAAATGAAAACATCAAATTTTTCACCCAATCTAAGGTTATTTTCCCACCTGGGGGCCATACAACAGGTCCTCGAAAGGGTGAGAGTGAGACCTTATtctgattatctgtatttttaGGTTCAGATGTCTCACTaaagtttttttgcacattaTTCTGATCATCAGTTCTCAACGCATCAGCTTCCATCTCATCAGTTCTTAGCTCAACAGATTCCACCATCTCACTCCTACCATCTTCACCTCGTAACTCGTCAGCTTCCACCATCTCAATATGACCATCTACAATTCTTAACTCACCAACTTCCATCATCTCATTCTGACTATTTTCAATTCTTAACCTATCAGCTTCTGCCATCTCGTAATTACCATCTTGAGCTCTTAACTCATCAATTTCCA is a window from the Cannabis sativa cultivar Pink pepper isolate KNU-18-1 chromosome 1, ASM2916894v1, whole genome shotgun sequence genome containing:
- the LOC115706998 gene encoding uncharacterized protein LOC115706998; its protein translation is MEIEGQDGAKIDLHDDHKTVFGRGFGISTDDRTVSRRHFALEVKPDSIQSEPRVWFEVLGRNPVWVWSKSEEEVRVFRRSEKGELAPGDWFCVSGKGPIWFKLSKIGVEGGEKKMGLESESELTESLGSVSEFESFDVSGIDPVKEFGLVVMGHEFDYYPKHMIRDVKNWDWFIEEDKNDSGQDNDDDDDFEKKKKKSLRKKRKKNEENEDDDWMAESESEDDNDIVVSNVGKVNNRPKYSTRSKDRDKSAHEDTQGSKKSRQNKNDRDDDDDDDDDDETLGGFIAGDDELDQEEETSGNHEEDEEFDDDDEE
- the LOC115706993 gene encoding protein MAIN-LIKE 2 — protein: MTTIADPGPTDKSVLYDQDSHVSSAVWDGQERGVLRCHEHTSMLEQWKLTPEQIELVEKAGFGYLRVIPSFSLDNSLISALVERWRRETNTFHFPVGEMTITLEDVALILGLAIDGKPVIGASSNTPSSVCEALLGKAPEDLNGGMLKLTWLKESFSKCPEDASPEVIERYTRAYLLYLVGSTVFSTTTGNKVSIMYLPLFENFDEAGKYAWGAAALAFLYRTLGNASLKSQGTISGSLTLVQCWSYYHLNLGRPKINEDTSGRFPFALRWKGRQSGSRSTSNIIAYRKALDSLTPCDVQWLPYKDLDFSVVPEHIKDNLDLRRSKTMLICFDKAEKHMPDRCLRQFGLPQSIPEKVKRWEKKIRTPGPGKDLTNDAESEAKVKLQAELKEWLERKLLIVEVGDDVDESEYMQWYEKITRRFLGRPESLESEFQRTVAAMKEIASIAESVSIDRMDSRDKKLLNEIKSSVHNCLTEIVGEARKGRRKSVSKRKRSDDSNSRED